From a single Podarcis raffonei isolate rPodRaf1 chromosome 10, rPodRaf1.pri, whole genome shotgun sequence genomic region:
- the ARHGDIB gene encoding rho GDP-dissociation inhibitor 2: MTEKDPEVHVEDDDDELDSKLNYKPPPQKTLQELQELDKDDESLAKYKKSLLGDGPVVADPTVANVTVTRLTLVCNSAPGPITMDLTGDLEALKKQTFVIKEGSEYCAKIHFKVNREIVSGLKYVQHTYRTGVKVDKVTFMVGSYGPRPEEYEFITPLEEAPKGMMARGNYRNKSFFTDDDKHDHLTWEWNLAIKKEWTE, translated from the exons ATGACTGAGAAAGACCCCGAGGTGCATgtggaagatgatgatgatgagctaGATAGCAAATTGAACTATAAGCCCCCACCTCAGAAGACGCTTCAGGAActgcaggagctggacaaggacGACGAGAGCCTTGCAAAGTACAAGAAGTCCCTGCTGGGGGATGGACCTGTTGTGGCAG ACCCTACAGTTGCCAATGTGACCGTCACTCGGCTCACCCTGGTTTGTAACAGTGCTCCAGGGCCAATTACCATGGACCTCACTG GGGACCTTGAAGCTCTCAAGAAACAGACATTTGTAATAAAGGAAGGATCTGAATATTGCGCCAAGATCCACTTCAAA GTAAATAGAGAAATTGTATCTGGCTTGAAATATGTGCAGCATACTTACCGGACAGGGGTGAAAG TGGACAAAGTGACATTCATGGTCGGCAGCTATGGGCCACGGCCGGAGGAATACGAATTCATTACACCTCTCGAGGAGGCACCTAAAGGCATGATGGCTCGAGGAAACTACCGCAACAAGTCCTTCTTCACTGACGACGACAAGCACGACCATCTCACCTGGGAGTGGAACTTGGCCATCAAGAAGGAGTGGACAGAATGA